The genomic window CTTGATCCTTACGGGTTACAAGTGAGATGGAAGACTATTGAGATGATAGCCAGAACACGGGGAATAGATTTATGGTATTTATTTCCTTTAGCAAGTGCTTTAAATCGTCTTTTAAGACGTGATGGACAAATCAGTGATTCTTTGAAAAATAGGCTAAATGATGTTTTTGGTACTGATGAATGGTTCAAGGAATTCTATTCACCGGTAGATTCCTATACTTTATTTGGGAATATTGAAAGTATGCAAAAAAATACTGATTTTACTGCTATAAAAAAATTTCTAATAAAAAGATTAAAAGGGATATTTGCAGGTGTCGCAGAAAATCCCCTTGAACTTAAAAACTCGAAAAATGTTCCGATATTTTTGTTTTGCTTTGCTGTTGGTAATCCAAAGGGAAAGAAATTAGCATTAAAGATTGCTGAATATATATTAAATAGTAGCGAAAAATGAAAGAGCGAACACTTGTTTTAAATAAATAAATGAAGTAAGATAAAATAAAAAGGTCGTGAGAAGATGGCATTAAATAGTTCGATTGAATGGACGGAAGCATCATGGAATCCTGTAACTGGTTGCACTAAAATCTCGGCGGGTTGCCAAAACTGTTATGCCGAGCGATTAGCTAATAGGCTCAAAATTATAGGGATTCCAAGATATAGAAATGGGTTTAAAGTTACGGTGCATGAAGATGTTTTAGATTATCCCTTTAAATGGAAAAAACCGCGGATGATTTTTGTAAATTCAATGTCGGATTTGTTTCACGAAGAAGTGCCTGAAGAATTTATCATCCGAGTGTTTAACGTGATGAATCTTGCAACTCATCATACATTTCAAGTTTTAACGAAGAGGCCGGAAAGAGCTTTAAAAATTGCAGGTAGGCTTAAATGGACGGAAAATATTTGGTTTGGGGTAACGGTGGAAAATTTTCAAGCCAAAGACCGAATAAAAATATTACAAGAAATTCCTGCAAAGATACGATTTTTGTCCTGTGAACCATTACTTGAACCCTTATATGAATTAAATTTATCCGGGATTCATTGGGTAATTGTGGGAGGAGAATCAGGACCCGGGGCCAGACCAATTGAAGCTGACTGGGTTAGAGATATTTTGAGACAATGTCAAAAACAAAACGTACCCTTCTTTTTTAAACAATGGGGCGGAAAATACAAGAGTAAAAATGGCAGGTTGTTGGACGGGAAAATATGGAGTCAATATCCTGGATTTGCAATGGTATCCGTATAAAAAACCCCTTGGTCTACCTTGAAGACTAGGGGTTTTATGTTTTTTGCGCTTAACTTCCGAGTTTTTCTACCGTTACCCTTTGCTAATCTTATAGAAAATTTCCTTGGCCTCGGCCTAACTGCCTGGAATGAGCTTATGGAAAACATGAGATAATATATTGTAAAAAATTTACACTAAAGATATAATAATATTAAAGAAAGATAATGAA from Carboxydothermus pertinax includes these protein-coding regions:
- a CDS encoding three-Cys-motif partner protein TcmP is translated as MNEIHHSFGGDWTEKKLTVLKKYLGAYTKALKNTGFQLYYIDAFAGTRYRMSVDESENESEQLMLFPEFSEIEKKFFEGSARIALQLEPSFHKYIFIEKNQDHYEDLLKLKNEFPEKADKIEVIQGEANETLLKLLKTIDWRKGRAVLFLDPYGLQVRWKTIEMIARTRGIDLWYLFPLASALNRLLRRDGQISDSLKNRLNDVFGTDEWFKEFYSPVDSYTLFGNIESMQKNTDFTAIKKFLIKRLKGIFAGVAENPLELKNSKNVPIFLFCFAVGNPKGKKLALKIAEYILNSSEK
- a CDS encoding DUF5131 family protein, encoding MALNSSIEWTEASWNPVTGCTKISAGCQNCYAERLANRLKIIGIPRYRNGFKVTVHEDVLDYPFKWKKPRMIFVNSMSDLFHEEVPEEFIIRVFNVMNLATHHTFQVLTKRPERALKIAGRLKWTENIWFGVTVENFQAKDRIKILQEIPAKIRFLSCEPLLEPLYELNLSGIHWVIVGGESGPGARPIEADWVRDILRQCQKQNVPFFFKQWGGKYKSKNGRLLDGKIWSQYPGFAMVSV